The following coding sequences are from one Capsicum annuum cultivar UCD-10X-F1 chromosome 3, UCD10Xv1.1, whole genome shotgun sequence window:
- the LOC107862891 gene encoding SWI/SNF complex subunit SWI3A isoform X1, with the protein MDTSRSQDEPDHDLYTIPSYTSWFSWQSIHEVERLSLREFFDGSSITRTPRIYKEYRDFIITSYREDPTRMLSFTEIRKALVGDVTVLHKVFTFLEKWGLINFDPSNAAAAAAAVGGVAEEEDKEDEKWRIRVEEGAPHGVRVVAAPHSLKPLIPVKEVVIGDGGGGGRVGGVVKVSPLASYSDVYGELVGVEKKESVVCESCKEQCASGYYEYNKDVSINLCEKCFKSGNYDKNKSTDEFKLMDGANPKANWTEAETLLLLESVLKHGDDWDLVTQNVKTKSKLDCISKLIQLPFGDLMLGSIHRKLNFLDKNGEVSGVDQAQPAISESGETPGNQSHEQNQEHQQNGDAEDETPPLKKIRGAPISEASSFLMKQVARISGAVGSHITASAAEAAVTALCYENQCSTVIFDEDDDGLGSIADISETERASQVESAEGVEKPGRSETEVDVSQRNTIPLTLRMRAATATAVGAAAAHAQLLADQEEREVEYLVSTLVEAQMKKLQRKMKHVEALNLMMEKQHGQMKDLEESLVAERMDVLQKMFSAGVSRWKDHAPVKSQSSSV; encoded by the exons ATGGACACATCTCGCTCGCAAGACGAACCGGACCACGACCTTTACACAATCCCTAGTTACACCA GTTGGTTTTCTTGGCAAAGCATACACGAAGTGGAAAGGCTATCATTGCGAGAATTTTTCGATGGAAGTTCGATTACAAGGACACCCAGAATATACAAAGAGTATAGGGATTTTATTATTACATCCTACCGTGAAGATCCGACCCGAATGCTATCGTTTACGGAGATCCGAAAGGCGTTAGTGGGTGATGTGACTGTGTTACATAAGGTGTTTACGTTTTTGGAGAAGTGGGGTTTGATTAATTTTGACCCGAGTAACGCGGCTGCGGCTGCGGCGGCGGTTGGTGGTGTTGCGGAGGAAGAGGATAAGGAGGATGAGAAGTGGAGGATTAGGGTTGAAGAAGGGGCCCCACATGGGGTTAGGGTTGTGGCAGCTCCGCATTCTTTGAAACCACTGATACCTGTGAAGGAGGTGGTTATTGGGGATGGAGGTGGAGGTGGTAGGGTGGGTGGTGTAGTAAAGGTGTCGCCTTTGGCATCGTATTCTGATGTTTATGGGGAGTTGGTTGGGGTGGAGAAGAAGGAAAGTGTGGTGTGTGAGAGCTGTAAAGAGCAGTGTGCTTCGGGTTATTATGAGTACAACAAG GATGTGAGCATTAATTTATGCGAGAAATGTTTTAAAAGTGGTAATTATGACAAGAACAAATCGACAGATGAATTCAAGTTAATGGATGGGGCGAACCCTAAAGCCAACTGGACTGAAGCAGAAACTTTACTCCTATTAGAATCTGTACTGAAGCATGGTGATGACTGGGATCTTGTTACTCAAAATGTCAAAACAAAGAGTAAACTGGATTGTATCTCAAAGCTTATACAGTTGCCATTTGGGGATCTTATGCTTGGTTCTATTCATAGAAAGCTTAATTTTTTGGACAAGAATGGTGAGGTAAGTGGCGTGGATCAAGCTCAACCAGCAATAAGTGAGTCTGGAGAAACTCCTGGAAATCAATCTCACGAGCAGAACCAGGAGCATCAACAGAATGGAGATGCTGAAGACGAAACCCCTCCTCTCAAGAAAATACGCGGGGCTCCAATTTCGGAAGCCAGTAGTTTCCTGATGAAACAG GTAGCTCGCATCTCTGGTGCTGTTGGTTCACATATCACAGCATCTGCAGCTGAGGCTGCTGTTACAGCCCTTTGCTATGAGAACCAGTGTTCCACTGTGATTTTTGATGAAGACGACGATGGATTGGGATCGATTGCTGATATCAGTGAGACAGAGAG GGCGAGTCAAGTCGAAAGTGCTGAAGGGGTGGAAAAGCCTGGCAGATCAG AGACAGAGGTGGATGTCTCTCAGAGGAATACTATACCACTAACTTTACGTATGAGGGCTGCAACTGCAACTGCTGTAGGTGCTGCTGCTGCTCATGCCCAATTGTTGGCGGATCAGGAAGAGAGAGAAGTAGAATATTTAGTTTCTACATTGGTTGAAGCTCAG ATGAAGAAGTTGCAACGCAAAATGAAACATGTCGAAGCTCTGAATCTGATGATGGAGAAGCAGCATGGCCAAATGAAGGATCTAGAAGAGTCTTTAGTTGCAGAGAGAATGGACGTCTTGCAGAAGATGTTTAGTGCCGGGGTATCTAGATGGAAGGATCATGCTCCGGTCAAATCTCAAAGCAGCAGCGTATAG
- the LOC107862891 gene encoding SWI/SNF complex subunit SWI3A isoform X2, with amino-acid sequence MDTSRSQDEPDHDLYTIPSYTSWFSWQSIHEVERLSLREFFDGSSITRTPRIYKEYRDFIITSYREDPTRMLSFTEIRKALVGDVTVLHKVFTFLEKWGLINFDPSNAAAAAAAVGGVAEEEDKEDEKWRIRVEEGAPHGVRVVAAPHSLKPLIPVKEVVIGDGGGGGRVGGVVKVSPLASYSDVYGELVGVEKKESVVCESCKEQCASGYYEYNKDVSINLCEKCFKSGNYDKNKSTDEFKLMDGANPKANWTEAETLLLLESVLKHGDDWDLVTQNVKTKSKLDCISKLIQLPFGDLMLGSIHRKLNFLDKNGEVSGVDQAQPAISESGETPGNQSHEQNQEHQQNGDAEDETPPLKKIRGAPISEASSFLMKQVARISGAVGSHITASAAEAAVTALCYENQCSTVIFDEDDDGLGSIADISETERASQVESAEGVEKPGRSETEVDVSQRNTIPLTLRMRAATATAVGAAAAHAQLLADQEEREVEYLVSTLVEAQKLQRKMKHVEALNLMMEKQHGQMKDLEESLVAERMDVLQKMFSAGVSRWKDHAPVKSQSSSV; translated from the exons ATGGACACATCTCGCTCGCAAGACGAACCGGACCACGACCTTTACACAATCCCTAGTTACACCA GTTGGTTTTCTTGGCAAAGCATACACGAAGTGGAAAGGCTATCATTGCGAGAATTTTTCGATGGAAGTTCGATTACAAGGACACCCAGAATATACAAAGAGTATAGGGATTTTATTATTACATCCTACCGTGAAGATCCGACCCGAATGCTATCGTTTACGGAGATCCGAAAGGCGTTAGTGGGTGATGTGACTGTGTTACATAAGGTGTTTACGTTTTTGGAGAAGTGGGGTTTGATTAATTTTGACCCGAGTAACGCGGCTGCGGCTGCGGCGGCGGTTGGTGGTGTTGCGGAGGAAGAGGATAAGGAGGATGAGAAGTGGAGGATTAGGGTTGAAGAAGGGGCCCCACATGGGGTTAGGGTTGTGGCAGCTCCGCATTCTTTGAAACCACTGATACCTGTGAAGGAGGTGGTTATTGGGGATGGAGGTGGAGGTGGTAGGGTGGGTGGTGTAGTAAAGGTGTCGCCTTTGGCATCGTATTCTGATGTTTATGGGGAGTTGGTTGGGGTGGAGAAGAAGGAAAGTGTGGTGTGTGAGAGCTGTAAAGAGCAGTGTGCTTCGGGTTATTATGAGTACAACAAG GATGTGAGCATTAATTTATGCGAGAAATGTTTTAAAAGTGGTAATTATGACAAGAACAAATCGACAGATGAATTCAAGTTAATGGATGGGGCGAACCCTAAAGCCAACTGGACTGAAGCAGAAACTTTACTCCTATTAGAATCTGTACTGAAGCATGGTGATGACTGGGATCTTGTTACTCAAAATGTCAAAACAAAGAGTAAACTGGATTGTATCTCAAAGCTTATACAGTTGCCATTTGGGGATCTTATGCTTGGTTCTATTCATAGAAAGCTTAATTTTTTGGACAAGAATGGTGAGGTAAGTGGCGTGGATCAAGCTCAACCAGCAATAAGTGAGTCTGGAGAAACTCCTGGAAATCAATCTCACGAGCAGAACCAGGAGCATCAACAGAATGGAGATGCTGAAGACGAAACCCCTCCTCTCAAGAAAATACGCGGGGCTCCAATTTCGGAAGCCAGTAGTTTCCTGATGAAACAG GTAGCTCGCATCTCTGGTGCTGTTGGTTCACATATCACAGCATCTGCAGCTGAGGCTGCTGTTACAGCCCTTTGCTATGAGAACCAGTGTTCCACTGTGATTTTTGATGAAGACGACGATGGATTGGGATCGATTGCTGATATCAGTGAGACAGAGAG GGCGAGTCAAGTCGAAAGTGCTGAAGGGGTGGAAAAGCCTGGCAGATCAG AGACAGAGGTGGATGTCTCTCAGAGGAATACTATACCACTAACTTTACGTATGAGGGCTGCAACTGCAACTGCTGTAGGTGCTGCTGCTGCTCATGCCCAATTGTTGGCGGATCAGGAAGAGAGAGAAGTAGAATATTTAGTTTCTACATTGGTTGAAGCTCAG AAGTTGCAACGCAAAATGAAACATGTCGAAGCTCTGAATCTGATGATGGAGAAGCAGCATGGCCAAATGAAGGATCTAGAAGAGTCTTTAGTTGCAGAGAGAATGGACGTCTTGCAGAAGATGTTTAGTGCCGGGGTATCTAGATGGAAGGATCATGCTCCGGTCAAATCTCAAAGCAGCAGCGTATAG